A stretch of Arthrobacter sp. NEB 688 DNA encodes these proteins:
- a CDS encoding carbohydrate ABC transporter permease yields the protein MTTATAPTAVPGTTGNPLKSRGPSGGVLNKRRGKVATVIMLVLAILWLFPLLWALYNSFRDYSYTQTNGYLSFGGWTFKNYENAWSRGNFGLHFKNSLLITVPAVALTLFLSSLVAFVLARFSYRFNLTLLGVFLAANLLPPQALLIPVFRMFREIPLPEFMSETGTMLNSFWALILVNTAFQLGFCTFVLSNYMKTLPHEIYESAELDGASVWRQYWQLTMPLVRPALAALATLQVTWIYNEFFWATVLISRGDKYPVTSALNNLRGQFFSDTNLVAAGSIIVALPVLVVFFVLQKQFVSGLTLGSTKG from the coding sequence ATGACCACCGCCACCGCCCCCACCGCCGTGCCCGGCACGACGGGCAACCCCCTGAAGAGCCGGGGCCCCTCCGGTGGCGTCCTCAACAAGCGCCGCGGCAAGGTCGCGACGGTCATCATGCTGGTCCTCGCGATCCTGTGGCTCTTCCCGCTCCTGTGGGCGCTCTACAACTCCTTCCGCGACTACTCGTACACACAGACCAACGGGTACCTGTCGTTCGGCGGGTGGACGTTCAAGAACTACGAGAACGCCTGGAGCCGAGGCAACTTCGGCCTGCACTTCAAGAACTCGCTCCTCATCACGGTGCCGGCCGTGGCGCTGACGCTCTTCCTGTCCTCGCTCGTGGCCTTCGTCCTGGCGCGGTTCTCGTACCGCTTCAACCTCACCCTCCTCGGGGTCTTCCTCGCGGCGAACCTCCTGCCGCCGCAGGCGCTGCTCATCCCCGTCTTCCGGATGTTCCGCGAGATCCCGCTGCCGGAGTTCATGAGCGAGACCGGCACGATGCTCAACAGCTTCTGGGCCCTGATCCTCGTCAACACGGCCTTCCAGCTGGGGTTCTGCACCTTCGTGCTGAGCAACTACATGAAGACGCTGCCGCACGAGATCTACGAGTCCGCCGAGCTCGACGGCGCGAGCGTGTGGCGCCAGTACTGGCAGCTGACGATGCCGCTCGTCCGCCCGGCCCTCGCCGCCCTCGCGACCCTCCAGGTCACCTGGATCTACAACGAGTTCTTCTGGGCGACCGTGCTCATCTCGCGCGGCGACAAGTACCCGGTGACGAGCGCGCTCAACAACCTGCGCGGCCAGTTCTTCTCGGACACCAACCTCGTGGCCGCCGGCTCGATCATCGTCGCCCTGCCGGTGCTCGTCGTGTTCTTCGTCCTCCAGAAGCAGTTCGTCTCCGGCCTCACGCTCGGGTCGACCAAGGGGTGA
- the galT gene encoding galactose-1-phosphate uridylyltransferase, which produces MTTTRAVRRTVRTLADGREIIYFDDSPDAPERTTVDARELGERAPAGHVRYDALVGDWVAVAGHRMNRTFLPPKDECPLCPTGRGSVPSEIPDAEYDVVVFENRFPSYAPVAVDDVVAPEGYLHGPAGGRTEVVCFTSDHDSSFAALGPERVRTVVDVWADRTAELGATPGVEHVFCFENRGQEIGVTLHHPHGQVYAYPYVPARTAEILARATEHHARTGRLLGADLLAAEQADGSRVVLAGEHWTAYVPYAARWPVEVHLAPHRDVPDLVALDDAEREELAHVYLELLRRLDGYHVGEDGPVRLPYIAAWHQAPARRGREVSRLVLQVMSVLRGPGKLKYLAGSESAVGGWVTDTRPEAVAARLRSLATG; this is translated from the coding sequence GTGACGACGACCCGCGCCGTCCGGCGCACCGTGCGCACGCTCGCCGACGGGCGCGAGATCATCTACTTCGACGACTCCCCCGACGCTCCCGAGCGCACGACGGTCGACGCCCGCGAGCTCGGCGAGCGGGCCCCCGCCGGCCACGTGCGCTACGACGCGCTCGTCGGCGACTGGGTCGCGGTCGCCGGCCATCGGATGAACCGCACCTTCCTGCCGCCCAAGGACGAGTGCCCGCTGTGCCCCACCGGGCGAGGCAGCGTCCCCTCCGAGATCCCCGACGCCGAGTACGACGTCGTCGTCTTCGAGAACCGCTTCCCCTCCTACGCACCCGTCGCCGTCGACGACGTCGTCGCACCCGAGGGCTACCTCCACGGCCCGGCCGGTGGCCGCACCGAGGTGGTCTGCTTCACGAGCGACCACGACTCCTCGTTCGCGGCCCTCGGCCCGGAGCGCGTGCGCACCGTCGTCGACGTCTGGGCCGACCGCACCGCCGAGCTCGGCGCGACGCCGGGCGTCGAGCACGTCTTCTGCTTCGAGAACCGCGGCCAGGAGATCGGGGTGACCCTCCACCACCCGCACGGGCAGGTGTACGCCTACCCCTACGTCCCCGCCCGCACCGCCGAGATCCTTGCGCGCGCCACCGAGCACCACGCCCGCACCGGTCGGCTCCTCGGCGCCGACCTCCTCGCGGCCGAGCAGGCGGACGGCTCGCGCGTCGTCCTCGCCGGCGAGCACTGGACGGCCTACGTCCCCTACGCCGCGCGCTGGCCGGTCGAGGTGCACCTGGCCCCGCACCGCGACGTGCCGGACCTCGTCGCCCTCGACGACGCCGAGCGCGAAGAGCTCGCGCACGTCTACCTCGAGCTGCTGCGCCGCCTCGACGGCTACCACGTGGGCGAGGACGGCCCGGTGCGCCTGCCCTACATCGCGGCGTGGCACCAGGCCCCCGCGCGCCGCGGCCGCGAGGTCTCGCGGCTGGTGCTCCAGGTGATGTCGGTCCTGCGCGGGCCGGGCAAGCTCAAGTACCTCGCGGGCTCCGAGAGCGCGGTCGGCGGCTGGGTCACCGACACCCGCCCCGAGGCCGTCGCGGCGCGGCTGCGCTCGCTCGCCACCGGCTGA
- a CDS encoding DeoR/GlpR family DNA-binding transcription regulator: MLASQRRAAILSIVEEHGAARVSELVDQLGVSDMTVRRDIERLDGDGLLERVHGGAVAVTPRATDEPGFTAKSTLMTAEKQAIAAEAARLVQPGATIGISAGTTTYELARAVRDVPQLTVVTNSVPVAQLLHESQAAAHVVVLTGGVRTPSDALVGPVAVTALAGLHVDRLFLGAHGIDRAAGLTTPNLVEAETNRALVRSARSVCVLADRSKIGIVGLSTFMDLSEVDTLITDSGIPARARQVLVESVEQLVLAEPGRARPASEGVG; this comes from the coding sequence ATGCTCGCCAGCCAGCGCCGCGCCGCGATCCTGTCGATCGTCGAGGAGCACGGCGCCGCGCGCGTCTCCGAGCTCGTCGACCAGCTCGGCGTCTCGGACATGACGGTGCGCCGCGACATCGAGCGGCTCGACGGCGACGGCCTCCTTGAGCGGGTCCACGGCGGCGCCGTCGCGGTCACCCCGCGTGCCACGGACGAGCCGGGGTTCACCGCGAAGTCGACGCTCATGACCGCCGAGAAGCAGGCCATCGCCGCCGAGGCCGCGCGGCTCGTGCAGCCCGGCGCGACGATCGGCATCTCGGCCGGGACGACGACCTACGAGCTCGCCCGGGCCGTGCGCGACGTCCCGCAGCTCACGGTCGTCACCAACTCCGTCCCCGTCGCGCAGCTGCTCCACGAGTCGCAGGCGGCCGCGCACGTCGTCGTCCTCACCGGCGGCGTCCGGACCCCCTCGGACGCGCTCGTCGGCCCGGTCGCGGTGACGGCCCTGGCCGGCCTGCACGTCGACCGCCTCTTCCTCGGGGCCCACGGCATCGACCGTGCGGCGGGCCTGACGACCCCGAACCTCGTCGAGGCCGAGACCAACCGCGCGCTCGTGCGCTCGGCGCGCTCGGTGTGCGTCCTCGCCGACCGCTCGAAGATCGGCATCGTCGGGCTCTCGACCTTCATGGACCTCTCGGAGGTCGACACCCTCATCACCGACTCGGGCATCCCGGCCCGGGCCCGGCAGGTGCTCGTGGAGTCGGTCGAGCAGCTCGTGCTCGCCGAGCCCGGTCGTGCGCGGCCGGCGAGCGAGGGTGTCGGGTGA
- a CDS encoding ScbR family autoregulator-binding transcription factor, with the protein MPRQQRAVATRSSILRAAAAVIDRHGYEAATVAEIVRAAGITKGALYFHFPSKEALAEAVIAEQDEWRTQRGPGAGPPVQAVVDLTYSFVEALLTDPLMRASVRMTLDRAAGDDVIRAGYLGWIEAVADMLREAEAAGSLVPGTDPDRFAYVVTSVVTGMQLTSEALTGRADLPQRVEDFWRLVLPVLVRAELLDTVDPRPPASRAGGAAGRSSPRSRTPARPS; encoded by the coding sequence GTGCCCCGGCAGCAGCGAGCCGTCGCCACGCGCAGCAGCATCCTGCGCGCCGCGGCCGCCGTCATCGACCGCCACGGCTACGAGGCCGCGACCGTCGCCGAGATCGTCCGCGCGGCGGGCATCACCAAGGGCGCGCTCTACTTCCACTTCCCCTCGAAGGAGGCGCTCGCGGAGGCGGTCATCGCCGAGCAGGACGAGTGGCGCACCCAGCGCGGTCCCGGCGCCGGGCCCCCGGTCCAGGCCGTCGTCGACCTCACCTACTCCTTCGTCGAGGCCCTGCTCACCGACCCGCTGATGCGCGCCAGCGTCCGGATGACCCTGGACCGGGCGGCCGGCGACGACGTCATCCGCGCCGGGTACCTCGGCTGGATCGAGGCCGTCGCGGACATGCTGCGCGAGGCCGAGGCCGCCGGCTCGCTCGTGCCGGGCACCGACCCGGACCGCTTCGCCTACGTGGTCACCTCGGTCGTCACCGGGATGCAGCTGACGAGCGAGGCGCTGACCGGGCGGGCCGACCTGCCGCAGCGGGTCGAGGACTTCTGGCGGCTCGTCCTGCCCGTCCTCGTGCGGGCCGAGCTGCTCGACACCGTCGACCCCCGGCCCCCGGCCTCGCGGGCCGGCGGCGCCGCGGGTCGCTCGTCGCCCCGGTCGCGCACGCCGGCCCGACCGTCCTGA
- a CDS encoding HNH endonuclease family protein encodes MSTPTSAAPSTRRPHRLGRPSRGLRRAAAALLLVALGAPAAASAAQALPPAPPSVADARDQLAGLHVGYEDNVGYDRTAFTHWVTISGTCDTRETVLKRDGSGVSTDSSCRATSGTWRSVYDDTTFTSGSDLDIDHVVPLAEAWGSGANLWTDAQRKAFANDLAIPQLIAVSASSNRSKSDQDPAEWQPSASGWRCEYARSWIEVKYKYDLEVDSREKTALTGMLDADC; translated from the coding sequence GTGAGCACCCCGACCTCCGCCGCCCCGTCCACCCGCCGCCCCCACCGCCTCGGCCGCCCCTCCCGCGGGCTGCGCCGGGCCGCCGCGGCCCTGCTCCTCGTCGCGCTCGGCGCGCCGGCCGCCGCGAGCGCCGCCCAGGCGCTGCCCCCGGCGCCCCCGAGCGTCGCCGACGCCCGCGACCAGCTGGCCGGGCTGCACGTCGGCTACGAGGACAACGTCGGCTACGACCGCACCGCCTTCACCCACTGGGTGACGATCAGCGGCACGTGCGACACCCGGGAGACCGTGCTGAAGCGCGACGGCTCGGGCGTGAGCACCGACTCCTCGTGCCGCGCGACCTCCGGCACGTGGCGCAGCGTCTACGACGACACGACGTTCACCAGCGGCTCCGACCTCGACATCGACCACGTGGTGCCGCTCGCCGAGGCCTGGGGCTCCGGCGCCAACCTCTGGACCGACGCGCAGCGCAAGGCGTTCGCCAACGACCTGGCCATCCCCCAGCTCATCGCCGTCTCGGCCTCGAGCAACCGCAGCAAGTCCGACCAGGACCCGGCCGAGTGGCAGCCCTCGGCGAGCGGCTGGCGCTGCGAGTACGCCCGCTCGTGGATCGAGGTCAAGTACAAGTACGACCTCGAGGTCGACAGCCGCGAGAAGACGGCCCTCACGGGGATGCTCGACGCCGACTGCTGA
- a CDS encoding sugar ABC transporter permease has translation MATKTARRQSRRVEKKRGARDRLVVSLMIGVPTLLVVWLVWLPAAASVALSFTKWNGFKFSAIQWVGTKNYVDIATIYPPFWPAIQHNLIWLVFLFVFPTILGVLLAVVLDREMWGSRFYQTAFYLPVVLSLALVGFIWQLFYSTDQGLINEIFKGNVDWYGDPDVNLWAVLVATAWRHTGYIMLIYLAGLKGVDGSLREAAAVDGANEVKTFFNVIFPVMRPINMIVLVIVVIESLRAFDLVWIINKGRNGLELISALVSQNVIGEATRYGFGSALAVIMMVISSVFITIYLRIVFREDRR, from the coding sequence ATGGCCACCAAGACCGCACGCCGGCAGTCACGACGGGTCGAGAAGAAACGAGGAGCACGCGACCGCCTGGTCGTCTCCCTGATGATCGGGGTCCCCACGCTCCTCGTGGTCTGGCTCGTCTGGCTGCCGGCGGCGGCCTCGGTGGCGCTGTCGTTCACGAAGTGGAACGGGTTCAAGTTCAGCGCGATCCAGTGGGTCGGCACGAAGAACTACGTCGACATCGCGACGATCTACCCGCCCTTCTGGCCGGCGATCCAGCACAACCTCATCTGGCTGGTGTTCCTCTTCGTCTTCCCGACGATCCTCGGGGTGCTGCTGGCCGTCGTCCTCGACCGCGAGATGTGGGGGAGCCGGTTCTACCAGACCGCCTTCTACCTGCCGGTCGTGCTGTCGCTGGCCCTCGTCGGCTTCATCTGGCAGCTCTTCTACTCGACCGACCAGGGCCTGATCAACGAGATCTTCAAGGGCAACGTCGACTGGTACGGCGACCCCGACGTCAACCTCTGGGCCGTGCTCGTCGCCACCGCCTGGCGGCACACCGGCTACATCATGCTCATCTACCTGGCGGGCCTCAAGGGCGTCGACGGCTCGCTGCGCGAGGCCGCGGCCGTCGACGGCGCCAACGAGGTGAAGACGTTCTTCAACGTCATCTTCCCGGTCATGCGCCCGATCAACATGATCGTCCTCGTCATCGTCGTCATCGAGTCGCTGCGCGCGTTCGACCTCGTCTGGATCATCAACAAGGGTCGCAACGGGCTCGAGCTCATCTCGGCCCTGGTGTCGCAGAACGTCATCGGTGAGGCAACGCGGTACGGCTTCGGCTCCGCGCTCGCCGTCATCATGATGGTCATCTCGTCGGTGTTCATCACCATCTACCTGCGCATCGTCTTCCGGGAGGACCGCCGATGA
- a CDS encoding alpha-galactosidase translates to MSADLTVLRGGGVALVLARRDGGLPAVLHWGADLPDEAAADLVLLRDTPVANNALDEPWDLTVLPTSGDGWLGTPGVALQRAGGSAAPRWVATLEGGGARCTVRAEATDVEAVVELVLALDEHGVLTTSTSVTSTAEAGTAPLEVGALRTLLPLPARAEEVLDLSGRWVRERTPQRRLVADGTWLRTGRRGRTGHDATLLMTAGTAGFGFRHGEVWAVHAAWSGHHEHLVERLPEGAGAHAAVIGAGEALASGEVRLGPGGTWTAPDVVAVWSDAGLDGLTARLVRHQRAGDDYRAGRPRPLVLNTWEAVYFETDLGHLKRLADTAASIGVERFVLDDGWFGSRRDDTRGLGDWQVSTDVWPDGLGPLVEHVKGLGMEFGLWFEPEMLNLDSDVVRAHPEWVLGPAAGPTAPSRHQHVLDLANPDAFEHVLAAMTEVIGTHGVDFVKWDHNRDLHEAVRTDATGTDRPAVALQTRATYRLLDTLRERFPALEIESCSSGGARVDLGVLARTDRVWTSDCNDALERVAIQRWTGLLVPPERMGTHIGPGRAHTTHRDLDLSLRMLVALGGHAGLEWDISGCSPQELDALRAWSGLYRELRPLLHSGDVVRSDHPDPSLVLGGVVAEDRSEAVLTVVRVASGRGVTPGAVPLPGLDPARRYRVRVRPEAGLPESQQVRGPRWFEDAQAADGVLASGAVLGDHGLPVPALAPGQGYLLHLRAEG, encoded by the coding sequence GTGAGCGCCGACCTCACCGTCCTGCGCGGAGGGGGCGTCGCCCTCGTCCTCGCCCGACGCGACGGCGGCCTGCCGGCCGTCCTGCACTGGGGGGCCGACCTGCCCGACGAGGCGGCGGCCGACCTCGTCCTCCTGCGCGACACCCCGGTCGCGAACAACGCCCTCGACGAGCCGTGGGACCTCACGGTCCTGCCGACCTCGGGCGACGGCTGGCTCGGCACCCCCGGCGTCGCCCTGCAGCGCGCCGGCGGGTCCGCCGCGCCGCGCTGGGTCGCGACGCTCGAGGGGGGCGGGGCCCGCTGCACCGTGCGGGCCGAGGCCACCGACGTCGAGGCCGTCGTCGAGCTCGTCCTGGCCCTCGACGAGCACGGCGTGCTCACCACCTCGACGTCGGTGACCTCGACCGCCGAGGCCGGCACGGCGCCCCTCGAGGTCGGGGCCCTGCGCACGCTCCTGCCCCTGCCGGCCCGCGCCGAGGAGGTCCTCGACCTCAGCGGTCGCTGGGTGCGCGAGCGGACCCCGCAGCGCCGGCTCGTCGCCGACGGCACGTGGCTGCGCACCGGCCGCCGCGGCCGCACCGGGCACGACGCGACCCTGCTCATGACCGCCGGCACGGCCGGGTTCGGCTTCCGCCACGGCGAGGTCTGGGCCGTCCACGCCGCCTGGAGCGGCCACCACGAGCACCTCGTCGAGCGGCTCCCCGAGGGCGCCGGCGCCCACGCGGCCGTCATCGGCGCGGGCGAGGCGCTGGCCTCCGGCGAGGTCCGGCTCGGCCCGGGCGGGACCTGGACGGCCCCCGACGTCGTCGCCGTCTGGTCCGACGCCGGGCTCGACGGTCTCACCGCGCGCCTCGTGCGTCACCAGCGCGCCGGCGACGACTACCGCGCCGGGCGGCCGCGCCCGCTCGTCCTCAACACGTGGGAGGCCGTCTACTTCGAGACCGACCTCGGGCACCTGAAGCGGCTCGCCGACACCGCGGCCTCCATCGGGGTCGAGCGCTTCGTCCTCGACGACGGCTGGTTCGGCTCGCGCCGCGACGACACGCGCGGCCTCGGCGACTGGCAGGTCTCGACCGACGTGTGGCCCGACGGCCTCGGCCCGCTCGTCGAGCACGTCAAGGGCCTCGGGATGGAGTTCGGCCTCTGGTTCGAGCCCGAGATGCTCAACCTCGACTCCGACGTCGTGCGCGCCCATCCCGAGTGGGTGCTCGGCCCGGCCGCCGGCCCGACCGCCCCCTCGCGCCACCAGCACGTCCTCGACCTCGCGAACCCCGACGCCTTCGAGCACGTCCTCGCGGCGATGACCGAGGTCATCGGCACCCACGGCGTCGACTTCGTCAAGTGGGACCACAACCGCGACCTCCACGAGGCCGTCCGCACCGACGCCACCGGCACCGACCGCCCGGCCGTCGCACTCCAGACCCGCGCCACCTACCGGCTGCTCGACACCCTGCGCGAGCGCTTCCCCGCGCTCGAGATCGAGTCGTGCTCCAGCGGCGGCGCCCGCGTCGACCTCGGCGTCCTCGCCCGCACCGACCGGGTGTGGACCTCCGACTGCAACGACGCGCTCGAGCGCGTGGCCATCCAGCGCTGGACCGGGCTGCTCGTGCCGCCGGAGCGGATGGGCACGCACATCGGGCCCGGGCGCGCGCACACGACGCACCGTGACCTCGACCTGTCGCTGCGGATGCTCGTCGCGCTCGGCGGGCACGCCGGCCTCGAGTGGGACATCTCCGGGTGCTCGCCGCAGGAGCTCGACGCGCTGCGGGCCTGGAGCGGCCTGTACCGCGAGCTGCGGCCCCTGCTGCACTCCGGCGACGTCGTGCGCTCCGACCACCCGGACCCCTCGCTCGTCCTCGGCGGCGTCGTCGCCGAGGACCGCTCCGAGGCCGTGCTCACCGTCGTCCGCGTGGCGAGCGGGCGCGGGGTGACGCCCGGTGCGGTGCCCCTGCCGGGGCTCGACCCCGCCCGCCGCTACCGGGTGCGGGTGCGCCCCGAGGCCGGTCTCCCCGAGAGCCAGCAGGTGCGGGGCCCGCGGTGGTTCGAGGACGCGCAGGCCGCGGACGGGGTGCTCGCCTCCGGCGCCGTGCTCGGCGACCACGGGCTGCCGGTGCCGGCGCTCGCACCGGGCCAGGGCTACCTGCTGCACCTGCGAGCCGAGGGCTGA
- a CDS encoding beta-galactosidase translates to MRQWPDDRVAFGGDYNPEQWPRAVWDDDMRLMAAAGVSFVTLGVFSWSWLEPTKGEYEFGWLDEIMDLLHTHGIAVDLATATATPPPWLSAAYPEILPVDREGHTLWPGSRQAWCPSSPLYRDFALALTDRMAQRYHDHPALAMWHVSNEYACHNLPCYCDTCAAAFRRWLERRYGTLDALNEAWGTAFWSQRYTAWDDVLPPRITTTFGNPTHELDYHRFGSDTLLDFHVAEKEVIRRHSADVPVTTNFMTMSSFRLLDYHDWAPHQDVVSTDHYVVDALEHPRAELSFHGDLTRGLAGGAPWMLMEHSTSAVNWQPVNPAKPPRETLLDSLTHVARGADALGFFQWRQSRAGSEKFHSALVPHAGEDSDRFREVCELGAVAGRLGELVGSRVEAEVAVLWDYEAQWAVSGPCMPSTELDYPQAAHTVHRLLRDAGVTCDVVHPDTDLSGYRVVVVPTLYLVSDAAAERIAAAAEAGAHVLVTYFSGISDLDDHVRLGGYPGAFRDLLGVRVEELFPLRVGESVALRGGGTGSVWSEDARGRDAEVLDSYADGPLAGRAAVTRRPVGQGAAWYLGTLPDDATLAALLARVVDESGVAPVAEVPAGVEVTRRRSASGSWLFVLNHTDAPCEVAVSGHDLVAGTDVGPVATVAGRTVAVVREA, encoded by the coding sequence ATGCGTCAATGGCCAGACGACCGCGTCGCCTTCGGTGGGGACTACAACCCCGAGCAGTGGCCGCGGGCGGTGTGGGACGACGACATGCGGCTGATGGCCGCCGCGGGGGTCAGCTTCGTGACCCTCGGCGTCTTCTCGTGGTCCTGGCTGGAGCCGACCAAGGGCGAGTACGAGTTCGGCTGGCTCGACGAGATCATGGACCTCCTCCACACCCACGGCATCGCCGTCGACCTCGCGACCGCCACCGCGACCCCGCCGCCGTGGCTGAGCGCCGCCTACCCCGAGATCCTCCCCGTCGACCGCGAGGGCCACACCCTCTGGCCCGGCAGCCGGCAGGCGTGGTGCCCGTCCTCGCCGCTCTACCGCGACTTCGCCCTGGCCCTCACCGACCGGATGGCCCAGCGCTACCACGACCACCCGGCGCTGGCGATGTGGCACGTCTCCAACGAGTACGCCTGCCACAACCTGCCCTGCTACTGCGACACCTGCGCCGCCGCGTTCCGGCGCTGGCTCGAGCGCCGCTACGGCACCCTCGACGCCCTCAACGAGGCGTGGGGCACCGCGTTCTGGAGCCAGCGCTACACCGCCTGGGACGACGTGCTGCCCCCGCGGATCACGACGACCTTCGGCAACCCGACCCACGAGCTCGACTACCACCGCTTCGGGTCCGACACGCTGCTCGACTTCCACGTCGCCGAGAAGGAGGTCATCCGCCGGCACTCGGCCGACGTCCCCGTGACGACGAACTTCATGACGATGAGCAGCTTCCGGCTGCTGGACTACCACGACTGGGCGCCGCACCAGGACGTCGTGAGCACCGACCACTACGTCGTCGACGCGCTCGAGCACCCCCGCGCCGAGCTCTCCTTCCACGGCGACCTGACCCGCGGCCTCGCCGGCGGCGCCCCGTGGATGCTCATGGAGCACTCGACGAGCGCGGTCAACTGGCAGCCGGTCAACCCGGCCAAGCCGCCGCGCGAGACCCTCCTCGACAGCCTGACCCACGTGGCCCGCGGCGCCGACGCGCTCGGCTTCTTCCAGTGGCGCCAGTCGCGGGCGGGCTCGGAGAAGTTCCACTCCGCCCTCGTGCCGCACGCCGGCGAGGACAGCGACCGCTTCCGCGAGGTCTGCGAGCTCGGCGCGGTCGCCGGGCGGCTCGGCGAGCTCGTCGGCTCCCGCGTCGAGGCCGAGGTCGCCGTCCTCTGGGACTACGAGGCGCAGTGGGCGGTCAGCGGGCCGTGCATGCCCTCGACCGAGCTCGACTACCCGCAGGCGGCGCACACGGTCCACCGCCTGCTGCGCGACGCCGGCGTCACCTGCGACGTCGTCCACCCCGACACCGACCTCTCCGGCTACCGGGTCGTCGTCGTCCCCACGCTCTACCTCGTCTCCGACGCGGCGGCCGAGCGCATCGCGGCCGCCGCCGAGGCCGGGGCGCACGTCCTCGTCACCTACTTCTCCGGCATCTCCGACCTCGACGACCACGTCCGGCTCGGCGGCTACCCGGGCGCCTTCCGCGACCTGCTCGGGGTCCGCGTCGAGGAGCTCTTCCCGCTGCGGGTCGGCGAGAGCGTCGCCCTGCGCGGGGGCGGGACCGGCTCGGTGTGGTCCGAGGACGCCCGCGGCCGCGACGCCGAGGTGCTCGACTCCTACGCCGACGGGCCGCTCGCCGGCCGCGCCGCCGTGACCCGTCGACCGGTCGGGCAGGGCGCCGCCTGGTACCTCGGGACGCTCCCGGACGACGCGACGCTCGCCGCCCTCCTCGCCCGGGTCGTCGACGAGTCCGGGGTCGCCCCGGTGGCCGAGGTCCCGGCCGGCGTCGAGGTCACCCGCCGCCGCTCGGCCTCGGGCTCGTGGCTCTTCGTGCTCAACCACACCGACGCCCCGTGCGAGGTCGCCGTCTCCGGCCACGACCTCGTCGCCGGCACCGACGTCGGCCCGGTCGCGACGGTCGCCGGCCGCACCGTCGCCGTCGTCCGGGAGGCCTGA
- a CDS encoding extracellular solute-binding protein, with protein MARPAPRDPRFASSLPASVRGVNRRTLLSGALGAGALFGAGSLAGCGSDDAPATGGGGGASAKAGNVKFGVNEAKGSGPAYERMQGMADAYAKKEGVQVSVNAVDHNTFQESITTYLQGSPDDVFTWFAGYRMSQFAEAGQIADLSDVWPIDGMSDAFKQAATAADGKQYFVPISYYPWAVFYRPSVFEKNGWTEPKTMDELNALMTDMQGKKITPFAFAAKDAWAPMGTFDILNMRLNGFDFHMQLTKGEQKWDSPEVKKVFETWKTLLPYHQENSLGRTWQEAATSMAKGECGMYLLGTFVVDGVPTEAQEDLDFFTFPALDASIGADALDAPIDGFCVAEGAQDTEAGKAFIKWLGSAEAADAGNNAGSAPFIAANSGASTAKYGALQKKSVEVVQNAKNIAQFLDRDTNADLANTVVTVALQDFIKNPNDIDKVTTSIQQQAASILG; from the coding sequence ATGGCACGCCCGGCCCCGCGCGACCCCCGGTTCGCGAGCTCCCTTCCCGCCTCCGTCCGTGGGGTGAACCGCCGGACCCTCCTGTCGGGCGCCCTCGGTGCCGGCGCCCTGTTCGGGGCCGGCTCGCTCGCCGGCTGCGGCAGCGACGACGCGCCCGCCACCGGCGGCGGTGGCGGCGCCTCCGCCAAGGCCGGCAACGTCAAGTTCGGCGTCAACGAGGCCAAGGGCTCCGGGCCGGCCTACGAGCGCATGCAGGGCATGGCGGACGCCTACGCGAAGAAGGAGGGTGTGCAGGTCTCGGTCAACGCCGTCGACCACAACACCTTCCAGGAGAGCATCACCACCTACCTCCAGGGCAGCCCGGACGACGTGTTCACGTGGTTCGCCGGCTACCGCATGTCGCAGTTCGCCGAGGCCGGCCAGATCGCCGACCTCTCGGACGTGTGGCCGATCGACGGCATGAGCGACGCCTTCAAGCAGGCCGCCACGGCCGCGGACGGCAAGCAGTACTTCGTCCCGATCAGCTACTACCCGTGGGCCGTCTTCTACCGCCCGTCGGTCTTCGAGAAGAACGGCTGGACCGAGCCGAAGACGATGGACGAGCTCAACGCGCTGATGACCGACATGCAGGGCAAGAAGATCACCCCCTTCGCCTTCGCGGCCAAGGACGCCTGGGCGCCGATGGGCACCTTCGACATCCTCAACATGCGCCTCAACGGCTTCGACTTCCACATGCAGCTGACCAAGGGCGAGCAGAAGTGGGACAGCCCCGAGGTCAAGAAGGTCTTCGAGACCTGGAAGACCCTCCTGCCCTACCACCAGGAGAACTCGCTCGGCCGCACCTGGCAGGAGGCCGCGACCTCGATGGCCAAGGGCGAGTGCGGCATGTACCTCCTCGGCACCTTCGTCGTCGACGGCGTGCCCACCGAGGCCCAGGAGGACCTGGACTTCTTCACCTTCCCGGCCCTCGACGCGAGCATCGGCGCCGACGCGCTCGACGCCCCCATCGACGGCTTCTGCGTCGCCGAGGGCGCGCAGGACACCGAGGCCGGCAAGGCGTTCATCAAGTGGCTCGGCAGCGCCGAGGCCGCGGACGCCGGCAACAACGCGGGCTCGGCCCCGTTCATCGCCGCCAACTCGGGTGCGAGCACCGCCAAGTATGGTGCGCTGCAGAAGAAGTCGGTCGAGGTCGTCCAGAACGCGAAGAACATCGCGCAGTTCCTCGACCGCGACACCAACGCCGACCTCGCGAACACCGTCGTCACCGTCGCGCTCCAGGACTTCATCAAGAACCCGAACGACATCGACAAGGTCACGACCTCCATCCAGCAGCAGGCCGCGTCCATCCTCGGCTGA